One Helianthus annuus cultivar XRQ/B chromosome 12, HanXRQr2.0-SUNRISE, whole genome shotgun sequence genomic region harbors:
- the LOC110895350 gene encoding wall-associated receptor kinase 3, which produces MSTTSSLTLPWLLLNIFLIFPIIPSSHIPPIVPTCRDKCGNLTIKYPFGSDFGCGHPDFARYIKCTSGELRFSSGTGAYTVSNIDYTTSTLVLTDLFMSTCSSMQNSGSFRLDRASPFTLSSQDIFILLGCSRTSPVFDPNEDLCDTGSGLHLCRGMYSCEGVSGIGLEPNGPISSCCVYQPIVDFGSGFGLDLPKLQCSSYASMYGFGGDETDPMKWQFGISLEYNDSYYTETCKDCEASGGFCGFAGYTQSFSCICRGGGNSTTNCYGRGYAWNGTWRHKIQTKMCFGGTLLLLVLLLL; this is translated from the exons ATGTCTACAACAAGCTCATTAACATTACCATGGCTACTTCtcaacatttttctcattttcccAATAATACCCTCTTCCCACATCCCCCCCATTGTCCCAACTTGTAGGGACAAATGTGGAAATCTCACTATCAAGTACCCATTTGGATCCGACTTCGGGTGCGGCCATCCAGACTTCGCCAGGTACATAAAATGCACCTCGGGTGAGCTCCGGTTCTCATCAGGAACCGGAGCTTACACAGTTTCAAACATAGACTACACCACTTCCACCCTTGTCCTTACCGACCTCTTCATGTCAACATGTTCTTCCATGCAAAACTCCGGAAGCTTTCGCTTGGATCGGGCCAGCCCGTTTACGTTATCGTCACAAGATATCTTTATCCTACTCGGGTGCTCCAGGACGTCCCCGGTTTTCGACCCGAATGAGGATTTGTGTGATACGGGCTCGGGTTTACATCTTTGTAGGGGAATGTATTCTTGTGAAGGGGTGAGTGGTATTGGGTTGGAACCAAATGGGCCTATTTCTAGTTGTTGTGTTTATCAGCCCATTGTTGATTTCGGGTCGGGTTTTGGGCTGGATCTACCCAAACTGCAGTGTTCGTCTTATGCTTCTATGTACGGGTTTGGTGGTGATGAGACGGATCCGATGAAATGGCAATTTGGTATTTCTTTGGAATATAATGACTCTTATTATACGGAAACATGTAAGGATTGTGAAGCGAGTGGTGGGTTTTGTGGGTTTGCTGGTTATACGCAgtctttttcttgtatttgtcgTGGTGGTGGGAATTCTACTACTAATTGTTATGGCCGAG GTTATGCTTGGAATGGGACATGGAGACACAAAATTCAAACCAAGATGTGTTTTGGAG GAACTTTACTCCTTTTGGTGTTGCTTctactttga